One Trichoderma asperellum chromosome 5, complete sequence genomic region harbors:
- a CDS encoding uncharacterized protein (BUSCO:EOG092D3BKV) — MAEPIRNKRSEYTAPTPQNTPAATAPITSRAQQPGVASIKEDDMERAAAASLLAQNPKLVQMIQGRLGSLIGQSSGYIESLPAPVRRRVSGLRAIQKDHAKLESEFQEEVLQLEKKYFAKFTPLYEKRSAIINGNVEPTEEEVKRGDEDNEDEADAAEPAEEAAQPDDLAEAVKGIPEFWLSAMKNQVTLAEMITDRDEAALKHLTDIRMEYLDKPGFRLIFEFAENEFFSDKTLTKTYFYQNESGYGGDFIYDHAEGHKIDWYPGKDLTVRVEAKKQRNKNTKQTRIVKKSVPTESFFNFFSPPKPPTDDADPEDDVTSDIEERLELDYQLGEDIKEKLIPRAVDWFTGEALAYEEYDEDDLEAGDYDDEDDDEDDMSEDHDDDEESDEDDESGKPKQEAAECKQS; from the exons ATGGCCGAGCCTATTCGAAACAAGCGCTCTGAGTATACTGCGCC TACACCGCAGAATACGCCAGCTGCTACCGCGCCCATAACCTCCCGCGCCCAGCAGCCCGGAGTGGCCAGCATCAAAGAAG ATGATATGGAACGAGCAGCTGCCGCCTCTCTCCTGGCGCAAAACCCCAAACTCGTGCAGATGATTCAAGGGCGACTTGGCTCTCTCATTGGACAGTCTTCTGGTTACATAGAATCCCTTCCCGCCCCTGTCCGTCGTCGGGTTTCAGGGCTGCGAGCCATTCAGAAAGATCATGCCAAATTGGAGTCTGAATTCCAAGAGGAAGTTCTTCAGCTTGAGAAGAAATACTTTGCCAAGTTTACTCCTCTGTACGAGAAGCGAtctgccatcatcaacggcaATGTGGAGCCCACGGAGGAGGAAGTCAAGAGGGGAGATGAGGACAACGAGGATGAAGCAGATGCAGCGGAGCCCGCTGAGGAGGCCGCACAGCCCGATGACTTGGCTGAGGCCGTGAAGGGAATTCCTGAGTTCTGGCTGTCTGCCATGAAGAACCAAGTTACCCTTGCGGAGATGATTACCGACCGGGACGAAGCTGCTTTGAAGCATCTTACCGATATCCGCATGGAGTACCTTGACAAGCCGGGCTTCCGCCTCATTTTCGAGTTCGCCGAGAATGAGTTCTTCTCAGACAAGACTCTCACCAAGACGTACTTTTACCAGAACGAGAGTGGCTACGGCGGCGACTTCATTTATGACCATGCTGAAGGCCACAAGATCGATTGGTACCCCGGTAAGGACCTCACGGTCCGTGtcgaggccaagaagcagaggaatAAGA ACACCAAGCAGACCCGTATCGTTAAGAAGTCGGTGCCGACGGAGtccttcttcaacttcttctcccctcccaAGCCTCCTACCGACGATGCTGATCCAGAAGACGATGTTACATCAGACATCGAGGAGCGTCTGGAGCTAGACTACCAGCTTGGTGAGGATATCAAAGAAAAATTGATCCCACGTGCGGTTGATTGGTTCACTGGTGAGGCACTTGCATACGAAGAatatgatgaggatgatttGGAAGCCGGTGActacgacgacgaagatgatgatgaggacgacatgAGCGAGGAtcacgatgatgacgaggagtCTGATGAGGAT GACGAGTCTGGAAAGCCCAAGCAAGAGGCAGCCGAGTGCAAGCAGAGCTAA
- the SES1 gene encoding Cytosolic seryl-tRNA synthetase: MIAVSEEFYKSLELPYQVVAIVSGALNDAASKKLDLEAWFPFQGEYKELVSCSNCTDYQSRALEIRCGTKTQTDIKKKYVHCLNSTLCATTRTLCCILENYQTEDGLRVPEVLRKYLPGAPEFIPFSKELPKETSSQKALPQRKK; encoded by the exons ATGATTGCTGTGTCAGAAGAATTCTACAAATCTCTGGAACTGCCATACCAAGTGGTCGCCATCGTTTCTGGTGCCCTCAACGATGCTGCTTCCAAGAAACTGGATCTGGAGGCCTGGTTCCCCTTCCAGGGAGAATACAAGGAACTCGTATCATGCTCCAACTGCACCGACTACCAGTCTCGTGCTCTTGAAATTCGCTGTGGCACAAAGACGCAGACAGATATCAAGAAGAAGTATGTCCACTGCCTCAATTCCACATTGTGCGCAACGACGCGAACTCTGTGCTGCATTCTTGAAAACTACCAAACAGAAGAT GGTTTACGTGTGCCGGAGGTCCTCCGAAAGTATCTGCCTGGAGCTCCAGAGTTCATCCCCTTCTCAAAAGAGCTGCCGAAAGAGACCTCGTCACAGAAGGCACTTCCTCAGCGAAAAAAATAG